The following nucleotide sequence is from Thunnus albacares chromosome 15, fThuAlb1.1, whole genome shotgun sequence.
TATGTTGAGTTTCCCTGGCATTTTCCTGTCATGTGGTTCTTGGATCATTGTTGGAAAAGGTTGCCAGTGAGACCGTGTGTCTCACTGGCAACCTTATGTGTGTTTCTATGCATTTGGGAGTACATTCATGTGCAGCAACAAGCAAGTCTCTACAGAGAGTTTATTGTGGTGCTTACGAGCTCCTTCATTTGAGTGTAGTGCTTTTCAGGGGATGAGAGACCCCACTGGTCCTGGAGATTGAGATCAGGAGGTCTGTAAAAGAAAGGGTACATCTCCGACACACAGTCCAGACAGGACAGGGtctagagaaaatgaaaaagaagattGTTGTGAGACTTCAAAACAATGTCATCAGCTGCGATGAGGACAAGGAGGAAATATCGAGAAAAACAGACATAGAAATAAACACTGATTACTTTATCCCCACTAGACACCATTAATTATTGTACCTCAATAGAGCGTGCAATGTTGAGACACTGCTCCATGCCTGGGATGTCAAGCTGGAGCACACGTAGGTCTTTACACTTGATGGTAATCGTCCCTGAGGATCCAGATatcctacaaacacacacaacaacacccacacacacacacacacacaactatgAATCCTGcaaaacaatggaaacaatACCCCTGTGTCCACTTCATGTTTTGACTCTAGCAATGCAGAAAGCTTGACTTGAGGCAGATAACAGAAGGCGAACCCGGTCAgctggggtgtgtgtgtgtgtgtgtgtgtgtgtgtgtgtgtgtgtgtgtgtgtgtgtgtgggtgggtgggaggggggtTTTCTCTTGATGACAAATGGGCGAGCcacatttaatttctgttactgagcaaaaacatatttagtaAGCTTTCACAGAGGAAACCGACAAGCTATTAGTAGCAAGCGACACACAACACAGCGTGTGGAGGGCGATGAGAAAGAGAGTTGGTCATTTTGTTAGCAAATTTCCTTCTTCTCAGTGCTGCGGGCAACAAAAGCAGCACAGCAgacacactgcaacacaaaTGATGTCCAACCTTTCACTGCGGCCTGCATTAGAGAAGAGGCCGGAGTAGCCCAAAAGGTTTTCCACACTGATTAAAAAAGATTTGAGGAATAATGTAATTAGACATTAATTATACATTGGAGCATTCACTGGTGGTTTGGTGTTGATTAGTATATTGTTGATTAGTGTGATTATTTGTTTGACCataaccaaataaaataaagcaatgcTAAAAAGATCCATAAGTCACTCATGCTGTAATAGTCTTTTAAAGCAGTTAAATGATGTTTATTGGAAAGATAATGATGGAGGATGTGAAGGCAACATCtggaaacaactgaaaacaaatgaagtgagactatttttgaatatttttattgtatgatGTAATGTTCAGCTAAACTACCTGataatatatattgttttttcccctcacctTTTCTCAATGGCATCGATGTTCCTGAGGAGCAGTAAAACCTGCCGAGAGCTGCCCTCCTCCCTGTCCGAGAAGAGCAGGTGGTGGCCGGTGATGCACAGGGTGCCTCTGCCCGGTGGGTGAAGTGGCTGCCGGAGCACAACATCCTCCACATTGGCGGTCTTAATGTGCTCAGAAAACTCCATCAGTTCCTCGTCAAAAAGTGTCACGGCCCTCAACTTCAAATCAGTTCCTCGCCTCTCTtattagaaaatgaaagcaaagcTCCCTCATCTGAAAACACTGCTACTGGTTGGGCAGAACTGCAGTTGCGCTCTTGCTTGTTTGACGATAAGGAGTCTATAAATAGATGTGGCTTCATAGCCAGGCACTAATGTAGCTACATCTTTCTTCACACAGCAGAGGTCTGAGAATGAAAATGTCTTGCAAGAGGCGACAGAAGACGGAAGTGCACGTTTCCTGAGGCACAGCAACACTGAGATGTGTCACACATTGCTGGTGAAAGTTTTGCACACTGTGGGGGTTGCAACAGGCAGCAGCGATGCTGTATACGCAATGGCCGCTAGGTGGCAGCATGATCAAACGTAGGAAAGTGGTCTAAGTCAGTGGATACAGACCTTTTTGGCCTGCAACTCCttcaaataaagcaaagtctacTTGGGACCCCTTGTCACATGTTGCATTGTCTACCAAATGCcagaaaacagttaaaaatcaCTGTTGAAGTCCCCCACAGTCCAAGGTTACAGTTACAGGCCTAGTTTTGTCAGACtaatagtccaaaacccaaagatattcagtttatcatcatgttcgacaaagaaaagcaataaatcatcacatttgagaagtttattttttcatttttgcttaaaaaatgactaaaatgagtGTTCAAgtatcaaaataattgctgattaatcttctgtccattgactaatcgattaaccgACTAACCTTGCAGCACTAGAAAgaggatttattttgttttatttcaataattggcttgaggagataaaacactgtaatctacaagaaataaagcaaaatttagaagaaaaaaaacacaattttgtgtgtccaaaatatttttgtttattaatcTGTATCCTATCCTGTCCAATCACCTCCCAACTGCTTTGCTTAAACTCGCGACCCCTTGTGGGGGTCCCGACGCCCAGattgagaaccactggtctaaATCACAGCCATACTGACTGATAACCTACAGCTGTTTATTGGCTttaatcagtggtggaagaagtattcagattgTGTACTTAGGctaagtaaaaataccaaaactacaatatgaaaacactTCATTGCTCTCTCTATATAAGCTTTTATATAAACATTCAACAATTAAGTAAATGTAAACGCTGCCAACTTTAATTTTTAgtgatttttcaagcaaaagtgcCAAACATATTCAGGTCTCAGCTTCTctgatgtgatgatttaatgcttttctttgtcatacaggATAGTAAATCGATTATTTCTGGGTTTGTGGCTTTTGTCGGACAAAGTAAGTTACATGAAGACGACATCTTTAACTCTGTGACATTATAGTGAACATTTTTCGCTATTTTCGAACAACACaatcaatcgattaatcgagaaaatatcctgcagattaatcaataatgaaaataactgttatcATGAGCAAAAGTTCGACTTTTCAAagtattactattactattactattattattactattacacGTAATACTGCATTATTACTACTGATGCATTAGAGTGCATTTTAATGCTGGTGAAGCtcatttaaatgactttttatactgttgggtagtttaatatAATGcctcatattttatgtttatatgtgtatttATCATCTGTAATACATGTAGAGtctaaatcaacaaaataactAGTAACAGTAGCTATAAACATATGTGTGGTGGAGTAGAAATATAGTGTTATTGTACTTAGTTATTTTCCATCGCTTCTGTGATAAAAAGTAATAGATAaagttaaaacaacaacacttaACTCCAAAACTCCAAGATAATCTTATTTGCTTAGCATTGTGAATGCAAAGTTATGACttcattcatgtattttcaGTCAATACGGGACAAAGCATCACCTCAACATTGCTCCAATGTCTTGAAGGAAATCTGTTTtcctttcataaaaaaaaaaaaaaaaaaaaaaaaaaagtcctgtgATTTACCCAGCCTCCCTGTCCTCTGCGGTATGGGCGGTCACTGATTCTCAGCTCTCTATAAAGGAGGTGAGGACCTGTTGCGTTCCAGTCGCCAGCTTCCAGTCCAGAAAGTGATCTTAACGTCATTTACCAGAGTCTGCTTTCATTGCTGCGACGATGGATTTTAAAGAGTTTGGAGATGAGTCCTCTGAGGGAGACACGGAGGATCTGGACAGCGTGAAAGCACTGACAGAAAAGCTGAAGTTAGAGACACGCAGACCATCCTATCTGGAGTGGCAGGAGCGGTTGCAGAGTGGACCGTGGCAGGACAGATATCCAGCTGACAGTCCGGGATCAGGAGGACAAGACGTCTCCATGCCTGCAGTTTTGAGAAATGAGAATTCTGAGCTAGTGGTGCGAAACATCTGTGGTTTTGACACCATTGATGATGCTTTGGAGTTTCTGAGAAAAGAGCTGGTGAGTAACTGCAGAGcactttattttaacccaaagaTGTATTTGATCCAAGACGGTGCAAATAAAGTTCAtaccttttatttttaattagctgttaaaactttattcagttgagaatcaaaaaaaaaaaaaaaaaaaaaaaaaaaaaaaaatccccataTGTGTAATTTCCATCTTCCTACTTCACCAAAGTCAGCTCTTTCAGGTGTCAGTGATCTGCTCTGCATGAATGCCTGATTTAATTCAAAGGATAGCATGACCTCACAAACTAAACAATATGTCTGTTTTCTCACAGTCCTGCACCCGTATAATCCACATACCAGTAATCTGTCTACACCTGCCGATAAGAAAGATTAAAAACTATGATAAGACACACTGACAGTGCCTGAATCAACATTTCCGACTTTCACATATTTTCTGGTATCTCACGGATGCTCATTATCTCTCTCTTGTTCATCTTCTCTCCAGAGGGAGATGCAGGTTCAGGACAACCGCCTAGCCCGTCAGCTGATCCGTCTGCGTGTGGAGATCCACCGGCTGAAAGTGGAGCAGGTGTGCGACCGCCATAAGGCGATGCTCGATGATGCAACGTACGAGCTGGAGGAATGTGGCGAGGAGTCGGACCTTCTGTGTGACATCCCCATGAAGGCCGCCTTCGCCCTGTCCACCCCGCTGAAACACCTGGGCCTCACCAAGATGAACATCAACTCCAGACGTTTCTCACTGTGTTAAAACATCAAACCTGATTCTTTGTTACTGAGGATGTTCCCATGGcctcttctctgtctgtgtaGGCAAATGAGGAGGTGTTTTGTTGACAGACTGGCTGGCCAGCTACTGGTTCCATGGgtggaaatgaaaatgattccCATGGCGTGCAACACGGCTTGACAGGCATGAGGAAGCCTCCGTGCACAGACCTGTATGGGCACACACCCAAAAACACTGACGCACCTTTCTGCTGCATGGAGCCTAAGCTGCTCTAACAATGTGTGTTCTTTGCATGGTGCAGGGTGAATCAGAGTACATAGATGAAGAATTAGAGCTAGACTGAAATGTAAAGGTAGATATGAAGTGGGCGTTATGTTCAGGATCttatactttcatttttagttcattttgGTTCATTTTGCCAAAGAAGTGCAAAACAGTTAGGGGGAGAGTAGTAAATACTTGCTCAAAGATTGTTATAGAAATAAGAAAATGCTCACTTCAAGACATAAAATGTCAGGAGTCACATTACTTTACAGGTAAAAAAAGTTTTCTGCAGttgactgaaatgaaaatgtgtgaagGCAGTGCGTCTGATCCAGTCGAAAAGAAAAGTTCAGCAAAATTTTAAATCAAGCACGCCCTTtgataaagtgacatattatgTAGGTAGAAGCCACCACCTCAAACAGCATCCTCGCAGGAAGCGGGAAGTCACACTCCAGCATTTTCACACTTCTTCTTCACAAACCAAAAATATCTCTATGGCCTCACCGCTGCAGTGACACAACCCAGGGGGCTGTTCttaatgcattttgttttccattacAGTGTCCAGATCCTGCTGAGCACCGACTCTAAGCTATATATGGCTGGAAAGTGACCAAGTGTATTCTGTTGCTCAGTAGGCGATTCAGGGCGAATTAAATTGTTTATTACGTAGCTGAATATTATCAGCTTGTAAGTTTTTTGTTGAGTTATATTTTACTTTGGTtgtgttaaatgtaaaaaaacacatttttatcattctatgcagatttttaaatcatgcTACTGTAATATGAATATATCTTCttaacaaaactgtaaaaaggTATACAAGCAAAACGCCATGAGATGTAACTTGTCATTGCACAAACAACTGAATATTAAACAGACGTTGCcatatccatgtcagttgcaCATTTTATTAGCATGAATATACACAGAAGTGTAAGATATTGATCATTACATGATTGGAAAAGGTTATTTGGGTTAGTTCTGTGCATCTGTCTAAGCACAATCCACTATCAATCTTATTCAGGGTAAACGTCACCACATGCTCCATCCTCGGTCTTAAAGTCACTCCAAAAGTGACAATAGTCAAAAGGCACAATAGTCTCTTCTTTCCTTCCACGAGACATGCATGACCTGGTGTAATATGCAAACATATGAATGGGGCCCTAGAGGGATGAGCAGAACCACAGACATTGTTGGACACAACTAGTCCAACAAGAAACCAAATATGCCTCAGCAGAGTGCGGTCACTGTGTGAAATGAGAGCACAACCAGGACTGCTGAAATGATGATAATGTGGCATACTCCGGGACACGGGTGACCTCATGTGTGACGTTAGACTTCAACAGTGGAAATGAATATCATATGTAAAATACACAGAGGCCGAAGTATTGCACCTCGAGGCCTTATTCGTCATTGAATGCTTTTACAATAAAGAGCTGCAGACTTATGTTTCTCGTGCCACTCAGCTCTGCCCTGCAGATAGTTTCCCTTGACCTTTTCCCAGTATCATAACACGCTGCCATTACATGAGCAGAAGCTGATATTAGTTCAGTctatcagtttatttttaaactgtactCCTCTAAAGATGCATGACAGGAATTTGTTAAAAGATGTTGCAATTTATTAAATGAAAGACTGTGTTAAAATGTACATGAGTAAGCATTAGCAGCAAACAAAAGCCTTACTCGCTCACATAAAAGCAGGCAGCACCTGCATGGCGGAGCGGGAGGTAGGAGGGTCGGAAAACATTCTGCATATTCTGCACATTGATAGTATCTCCATTTGATTGCGTAACAGAAAGTGATTTCCAACCACATTTGGAAGTAGTGACAGCTGTGGTCGAAGGGAGAATAGGAATACCCTTAAAGCCTCATAAGGCCATGCCAATAGCTGATCTCCAAAGATGGCAACATTCTTTTAAGTAATTGAAGCGTCGTATGTCTTTGTCACATATATGAGGAAGTTGTCTGATTAGATTCTGCCTCTAGAAACTGATAAAATACCATGAACGTTCATCCCGTCATTTTCTGGTTGTAGTGAGATCAGACCAGCTCTTAACgaaatgtcaaaaaagtgaAACTACTTCATCCACCCTCTAGGTTACACTGTCTCAGTGAAACGGAAAAAGAGTGAACTCAGGTGGTTTCACAGCAAGTGAGACTTAATCTAAGCTGTGGCAGTCTTCTGAGCACATATTTCTGTGCACTTCCTGTAATGTTTGGACTGACTTCCTGCCGGTGCATGCTCTGTAGCAGCAGCCGTTCACCACAAGACAAGAGATGTGGTCCACAGCAGAGTTGTCTTAAAGGCAGAGAGCGCGACAGCTCACACTTATAGTGTGTCGGGAATCTGAAAGACTTGGTAGTTCATGTTTGCTCTCAGGGGGCTAAATATGACCACTAAACAAAAACCTCTGGTTAAAATAAGAGGGTCATTCACTGATTGACCTTTATATATGTTTAGCCTTGTGTAAGTGAGAAATTAGTCACCAATGTTGTCAATATGTGAAAACTAAGGTCAACTCAatatattttaagttatttttggTTTGCTGGCCACAAACAgaccaaaaataaacacaaaccaCATGTATGATTGACAAAAATAGCCTCGTAGTCTTGTTGAAATCTGGGGCCTGAAACCACTACATATGATGCACAACTATCCTTAAATGGTCCCAAAATGGTCTCTTGTGAGGCAGATAAGACTAATTTGACGCTATTTGAAATCCCCTGTCTAATCAAATA
It contains:
- the fam167b gene encoding protein FAM167A codes for the protein MDFKEFGDESSEGDTEDLDSVKALTEKLKLETRRPSYLEWQERLQSGPWQDRYPADSPGSGGQDVSMPAVLRNENSELVVRNICGFDTIDDALEFLRKELREMQVQDNRLARQLIRLRVEIHRLKVEQVCDRHKAMLDDATYELEECGEESDLLCDIPMKAAFALSTPLKHLGLTKMNINSRRFSLC